The window GCGGCACCATTTACCCAAAGGCTGGAGGAATGGAAACAGGTGGCAGCCAATAAGCACGAGCTGGCCAATCATACCCTTTTCCACCCCTGCAACGGAAGCAGGCCCGGCAGAAGTTTTGTAACCCCCGATTACGATCTGGCTACTTATTCTGTTCGTCGTATAACCGACGAGATTCGCATGACCAATGCCACCCTGGAAGCCATAGATGGTAAGAAAGAAAGAACTTTTGCATATCCCTGCGGAGACACCAGTGCCGGTGATTCCTCCTTTGTAGATGCCATCAGGGGAGATTTTATTGCTGCCCGTGGGGTGCAGAGCGTACTAGTGCAAAAAGACAATGTTGATCTCTTCAATGTTGGCAGCTTTATGATCAATGGCCAGACAGGCGACGAGCTGATTGAGCTGGTGAAGAATGCTATGCAAACCAAAAGCATGGTGGTGTTCCTGTTTCATGGTGTGGGCGGGGAGCATGGTCTGAACGTATCCCTCGAGGCACACAGCAAGCTGCTACATTTTCTAAAAGAGCACGAAAAGGAAATCTGGACCACCACTTTTCTGGAAGCGGCCAAACATATAAAAGCAGCTGGCCCTGCTAAAAAGTCAAATCAATAATATATTGGCAGCGTCAATCCTCTGAGAGTCTAAAGCCATCGGAAGGTCTCGCATTAAATTCCTGCATTCTCGCCATACCTGCGCAAAAGATGGCTGCTACTACTGCCCCTGTAGCGTCGATGCATGCATCGATGTGGTTGGTTGTTCGGGAAAGAGACCCCAGACTCCTCATCTGAAATGAATTAAGGGTAATGCTGCTGATTTCCATTACAGCGTATAAACTCATTCTGTTGATCTGCTACCACGTCGATGCGTGCATCGACACTACTGGGCCGGCAAAAGATTCAATCATGGCTTGAATGAAGCAAATGAAGGATGTGGCTGAAGTAGATTCAAATTATTTACCCCCAATTACAACAGTCCAGGGGCGTACAGACCACTCAATGATCAGTCCATTCTTTACATAAGGATCGTTGAGGGCAAATTTTTCTGCAGCAGCTGGTCCATCACCTTTAAATACAAGCACTGCGCCATCGGCAGGTTCTGCCAGTGCACCGGCCATGACCAGATCACCGTTTTCATATGCTTCTTTAGCAAGTGCTAAATGTTCATTACGATAGGGTGCACGCATTTCAACATAATTCTTAACAGTTTTATAGAAAAGGATGTAGTACATATTATTCGATCTTCAATCCTGGAAATAAGATAGATGAATAGAAACTGGAAAGCAATATGATCTGATAGTCTTTGTTTTCCGGATTGAAGAATGTACTGATGATGATACCCTTTCGTTTACAAACGCTTTACCAGGGCAACCGACAGATCTACTCCTGTGGCATTCAGCCGGTTCATATAGGGCAGTGTTGGCCAGGCAGAATTAGCTGATTGCTCGTTCTCAAAGCGAATGTTCCTGTAGCGGAGGCCCGGATCCAGGCTAAAAGATTCGGTGAACTTAAGTTTGAACTTTGCCTCAACCTGATAACCTAATGCATTGCCATAGGCCCATTCCCCCATGCTTTGATTGTTTTCGGTGAGCTTTAGTTTGCCCGGTAGATTATAGTTGAGCCCTGCACCAAGTATGATGCCATTAAAAACACCATCTGAAGTTTTAAATAACTTGTTAAAACCTGCTGTAAAATAGCCACGGCCAAAGGAGGCTGAGGTTTTGTTCGATACTCCATTCATGCTTTCGTACTGCAGGGCCAGGTTCTTTTGGAAACCAAGTGTTGCATAGGCATCCAGGTTCTTCAGAAGTTCATATCCTAAGCCGGCTTCAAGCCCCATGCCGCCCCCGGGGCTATAGGCAACCTGATTGCCGTTGTAATCAAGCCAGTCGTACTGGGCGCCAATGCCCAGGTTAAGCCGACTAATAAATTTAAGGTTTTGCGCTGTTGCCTGGCCTGCAAAAGCAATTAGCAGACAAAGGGATAGGAGGTATTTCATTGGTGAGGGTTGTTCAAAGCTATGCGCTATGACTGACTAGACTAACGAAAGAAAATTGTTATGAGGCAAAACTAATACTGCTGTACAATATATTTTTATGTAATCAGATTAATATTTTGGTATGTAATTTATGATACAAAAGACATAAAAAAGCCACTACTAAAAGAGCAGTGGCTTCTGTTATTTTAGCATTAAGCATTTGCTTATTTGCTGTTCATACGGTCCAGTACGTCCATTACTTCGCGAACGTGTTTGTTGCTGGTTTGCATCAGCTCCATTTCCTGGTCGTTCAGCTTTAATTCAAGTACTTTTTCCACACCATTTTTGCCAAGTACTACTGGTACACCCAGGTAGGTGCCGTCGATACCGTATTCACCCTCCAGCTTGATACATACAGGGTAGATGTGGCGCTGATCGCGTACAATAGACTCGACCATTTGGGCAGCTGCAGCACCTGGGGCATACCAGGCAGAAGTTCCCATCAGTTTCACCAGCTCGCCGCCACCAAATTTGGTGCGCTCGATAATGGCTTCCAAATGGTCCTGTGCAATAAGCTCGGTTACAGGAATTCCAGATACAGTAGTGTAGCGGGGCAGTGGCACCATGGTATCGCCGTGGCCACCCAGCAGCATGGCCTGAATATCTTTAGGAGAAACATTGAGCTCCTCGGCCAGGAATGCACGGTAGCGGGCGGTATCCAGAATACCGGCCATACCCATTACTTTGGTTCGTGGAAGTTTAGAGGTGATGTGGGCCTGGTAAGTCATTACATCCAGTGGGTTGGATACCACTATGATAATGGCTTCAGGAGAGTGCTGCACCACATTTTCGGTAACCGAACGTACAATACCTGCATTGGTTTCGATAAGGTCATCACGCGTCATGCCGGGTTTACGCGGCAGGCCTGAAGTTATTACCACTACATCGGAACCAGCCGTTTTGCTGTAGTCGTTAGAGGAGCCGGTAGTACGGGTGTCGTACAGGTTGATGGGAGCTTTCTGCCAGATATCGAGTGCTTTACCTTCACTCAATCCTTCCTTGATGTCAATAAGTACAACTTCATTGACAATTTCACGATAGGCCAGTACATCGGCGCAGGTTGCACCCACGTTACCGGCACCTACTACGGTTACTTTCATAATACTAAAAAGTTTTCGTCTAAACTCGGATTAAAAGATCTTTCGCCCCGAAGATACAGCAAAAATCGGCGCCAGCCAATTTTGAGGGAATGAGTTAGCGATTTAGTGAGGGGGTGATTTAGTAAGTTATTCAAGCCTGACCACAGTTGCAATTAGTAAGTAAACTACTTGTTAGATTAATAAGCTAATCTTCAAAATCACAGTTGAATTTCCTGACTGATCATAGTACATGATACACGCTTACATGAAAATTGTAAGAGACATATTCAAACCGAAACTTAAATTCATTTAACTGTTTTTTAATCTTTCTAGGTTTAGATGATACACTTCTTGAATATGACCGGCATATCTCATTGTATTCTTCAAAAAGTGAACGAATATCTTCGACCGCTTGGTGTAGCTTAGAATTAGGCTTTATGCTGAAAAGAACGGAATAGTACATCTCGTAGAATTGATCATAACTTTCCTTATCATATATGGGGAGGTTCGTTGGATGATTAATCAGCCCAGACATGTATTCTGTAACACTTATTTTGTAGTTTGAGATGGTGTTAAAAAATGTATTGAATTTTTGATGATTGACTATGGTTTCACCTTCCTTATTTCTCTCTATTTCGGAAGTTGGTTCTTTTAGCACCTTTGAAAAGTCTTTTACTATATCATATAAATTTTTCGCTGCTTCAATGTTTTCAGGAGTGAAAATATTAATTAAATCTTCTGCCATGATGTATATATAGCAAATCTATTTACTACGCACAATATAGGGAAAAATCTGTATATGTATTGTTAATAATATATAATTTTTCTAATTTGATAATTCTTTGATATGTGCTAAGCTCATGCATGATCTAAACAATAATTTCATGCTGGACCCGTAAAAATCTAGCTAGTAACTCACACCCTCACAAATCACTCCCTCAAAACTCCTCACTTCTCCGGATGTAGATACGCCTGGCCCAGGTCGAAGAAGCCAAAGCTGGAGCGGTAGGCATTGAAGAGGTTAACGGTATAGCCGTTGTAGAGCTCTGCCAGTGAGTTGAGCATTTCTGCTTTGATGTTGGGATGGTTCTCGAAGATGTCCATGATGTTCACCTGCGGAATTACGAAGATCTCGGCTCTTTCGCTGATCACAATGGAGCTGTAAATGCGGCGTGTGTTCTCCAGCAGGGAGTTATCGCCAAAGGCATGCCCTTTTTCCAACACCGAAAGTACTTCAAGTTTCTCGCCCAGGTCGATATTAAGCGATACGCTGCCACTACGTACAATATACAGTGCCTGGCTGGGATCATTACGGAAAAATACCACCTCATCCTGGTTATAGCTGCGCAGGAACATATAGGGGGTAAAAAGTGCCAGCTCATCATAGGTTAGCCGCTCAAACAGCTTTACCTGTGCGAGAAAAGTGAACAGCACATTTTCCTGATCTGTGTAAGTCTTTTTAAAGGGATTGATCATGGCTTAACCAGCCTTATTTCGAAAATTTCCTCAGTTTGTGGCGTAATCTTAAAGCGCTCATCCTGACGGTAACCAATCACCCAGGCAATAGCATCACCGGAAACAGCCAGAAGCACTTCTTCCTTCAAGTTTACTGGAATTTTACGGTCGATCATAAAATCGCTTAGCTTTTTTTTGCCCCTCATGCCCAGCGGCCTGAACCAGTCTCCAGGCTGAGGCGGCCTTAGCTGAAGCGGAAACTGGAGCTTACCAAAATCTAGTGCTGCCACAGCCGGATCAGGATCTATCTGATAGTCCTTTGCCGCAACCCTTCTGATCTCCAGCAGCTTGCTACCGGCAGTTACCTGCCTGTCGGCAGGCAGCAGGCTAAGCGCCTGGAGGTTCTTTTCCTGTATTGGACTGATGATCAGCTGCTCCCTGTCAATGGCCAGTTTGTGGGTAGGGGTGGAAAACCACTTGCCTGAGGTGGTACTCTGGGGCTTTTGCCAGGTTTGCAGGATCAATCCGGCCTCCTGCCAGCTGCCCTCAAAAGGAGCCAGCAGCTCTCCCAGCAGGTATTGGGGCTCCACCTCCTGCAACAGCCGGGGCAGGTCCAGGTAAAAATGTCCGTTGCGTTCCTCCAGCAGCAGGGGTCGCAGCTGGTTTACTATTTGTTTGAGCAGGTTTTCTGCAGCACGCAGCCGGTGGCTTGTTTCCTGCATGGCCCATTCTACACGCGGGTTTAGCTCTTTGAGCACCGGCATTACCTGCTGCCTGATTTTATTGCGCCTGTATTTTAGCGAGCTGTTGCTGCTGTCTTCCCGCCAGGAGAGCTGGTGTTGCAGGGCATAGGTCTCTAACTCACGCCGGGTGGCAAATAGCAGGGGGCGTACCAGTTTACCACGTTTGGGGCTGATGCCATGCAAACCCGCTATGCCGGTACCACGACTTAAGTTCAGCAGCAGTGTTTCGGCCTGATCGCTCATGTGGTGGGCGGTTGCTATGCAGTCAAAATGCTGCTCCTGGCAAAGCTCCTCAAACCATACGTAGCGTAAGTCGCGGGCAGCCATCTGGATGGAAACTCCTTCTTCCTGTGCAGCTGCTGCTGCCGCCAGTCTTCTGGTGTAAAAAGAAACACCCACTTGCTGGGCCAGCTTTTCAACAAATCTTGCATCTTCTTCGGATTCCTGACCTCTTAAGCCAAAATTAGCATGTACGATGGCAAAAGTGTAGGGCGAATGGCTGAACAAATGGGTGAGCACAACAGAGTCCAGACCGCCGCTTACCGCCAGCAGTACTTTATGGTTAAGCGAGAGGAGCGCTTTCTCTTTTATGTAAGCCAAAAAAAAATTCTGCATAAGGAGAAGCCCCCTTTTTACGTTACCTTTGTAACAAAGGTAGAAACCGCCATTTACAATAATTACCTAAAGTAGGTAAAATTATGCTGGTGGGGCTGGCTGCGTTATTAAATTAATGTTTCTAGAGAAAAGAATGCAAACCAAGAGGCACGTTCCAGTGCCAAAAAACATTTGCCTGATCCTGCTACCCCTGATGCTACTGCTGGGGCTTTCAGATGCCTTCGGACAAC of the Flammeovirgaceae bacterium 311 genome contains:
- a CDS encoding polysaccharide deacetylase (COG0726 Predicted xylanase/chitin deacetylase) gives rise to the protein MYNMFLKSCILFWLCLLSLTVGAQDWNKKKCAVVLTYDDALNVHLDQVVPALDSLELKGTFYLTAAAAPFTQRLEEWKQVAANKHELANHTLFHPCNGSRPGRSFVTPDYDLATYSVRRITDEIRMTNATLEAIDGKKERTFAYPCGDTSAGDSSFVDAIRGDFIAARGVQSVLVQKDNVDLFNVGSFMINGQTGDELIELVKNAMQTKSMVVFLFHGVGGEHGLNVSLEAHSKLLHFLKEHEKEIWTTTFLEAAKHIKAAGPAKKSNQ
- a CDS encoding hypothetical protein (COG2350 Uncharacterized protein conserved in bacteria), with the translated sequence MYYILFYKTVKNYVEMRAPYRNEHLALAKEAYENGDLVMAGALAEPADGAVLVFKGDGPAAAEKFALNDPYVKNGLIIEWSVRPWTVVIGGK
- a CDS encoding malate dehydrogenase (NAD) (COG0039 Malate/lactate dehydrogenases), coding for MKVTVVGAGNVGATCADVLAYREIVNEVVLIDIKEGLSEGKALDIWQKAPINLYDTRTTGSSNDYSKTAGSDVVVITSGLPRKPGMTRDDLIETNAGIVRSVTENVVQHSPEAIIIVVSNPLDVMTYQAHITSKLPRTKVMGMAGILDTARYRAFLAEELNVSPKDIQAMLLGGHGDTMVPLPRYTTVSGIPVTELIAQDHLEAIIERTKFGGGELVKLMGTSAWYAPGAAAAQMVESIVRDQRHIYPVCIKLEGEYGIDGTYLGVPVVLGKNGVEKVLELKLNDQEMELMQTSNKHVREVMDVLDRMNSK
- a CDS encoding cyclic nucleotide-binding protein (COG0664 cAMP-binding proteins - catabolite gene activator and regulatory subunit of cAMP-dependent protein kinases), coding for MINPFKKTYTDQENVLFTFLAQVKLFERLTYDELALFTPYMFLRSYNQDEVVFFRNDPSQALYIVRSGSVSLNIDLGEKLEVLSVLEKGHAFGDNSLLENTRRIYSSIVISERAEIFVIPQVNIMDIFENHPNIKAEMLNSLAELYNGYTVNLFNAYRSSFGFFDLGQAYLHPEK
- a CDS encoding hypothetical protein (COG0037 Predicted ATPase of the PP-loop superfamily implicated in cell cycle control); protein product: MFSHSPYTFAIVHANFGLRGQESEEDARFVEKLAQQVGVSFYTRRLAAAAAAQEEGVSIQMAARDLRYVWFEELCQEQHFDCIATAHHMSDQAETLLLNLSRGTGIAGLHGISPKRGKLVRPLLFATRRELETYALQHQLSWREDSSNSSLKYRRNKIRQQVMPVLKELNPRVEWAMQETSHRLRAAENLLKQIVNQLRPLLLEERNGHFYLDLPRLLQEVEPQYLLGELLAPFEGSWQEAGLILQTWQKPQSTTSGKWFSTPTHKLAIDREQLIISPIQEKNLQALSLLPADRQVTAGSKLLEIRRVAAKDYQIDPDPAVAALDFGKLQFPLQLRPPQPGDWFRPLGMRGKKKLSDFMIDRKIPVNLKEEVLLAVSGDAIAWVIGYRQDERFKITPQTEEIFEIRLVKP